In Pseudomonas flavescens, the sequence AACACTTGGCCACCACTCCCTGCATTAAAGGTAAACACATGTCCTTGATCACCGAATACCGTACCCTCGAAGAAAACATCAAAGAACTGCAAGAGCGTCTTAAGAATCTGTCGCAAGACGACAAACTGAAGAAAGAGCTGGAGTTCGAAGGCAAGCTGCGCACCCTGATGGGTGAATACCAGAAGTCGCTGCGTGACATCATCGCGCTGCTGGATCCGGATGCCAAAGCTGGCAAGGCTCAACGCAATGCCAAAGCTGCACCGACCGGCAGCAAGCGTGCTCGTAAAGTTAAGCAGTACAAGAACCCGAACACCGGCGAAGTCATCGAAACCAAAGGTGGCAACCACAAGACCCTGAAAGAGTGGAAAGCCAAGTGGGGCGCTGACGTGGTCGAAGGCTGGGCAACCCTGCTGGGCTGATACCAGATCGGGGCTGTGAGTCCATGAAGAACGCCAGCAATGCTGGCGTTTTTTATGGGCGCTATTATTGGTTCGAGAAACAAGGCATCACGAGTGCACTCGGTGCCAGCCCGGCTTGCTCTGCCGCAGAAGCTATTCCCCTGCGCCGTCTTTTATCTCGATAGTGGCCAATTGATTTACAGCGCATAACGCTGACGCAAATGCCGTGCATGAGCGCCCCACGCCTCCAATATCACTCGCTGCGCATCTGTCGCTCCGGTCAGGTATTGTGCCAAGTCCGTCTCGAAACTCGCCAAGGTATTGGGGGCTCCCCACTCTGCGTGAGTAAGGCGCTGACGACAAAAGTCCTCCCAGCGTTTTTGCTCCTCGCCATTCAAGGTGGCAGGAAAGTTTCGCGCCCGATAACGAAACAGTAATTCAGGTAACCGATGGTCATCGAAAGGCCAGCCCTGTTCGCCCAACTGTTGCGGATCGCAAGTGCGAACCTGCTCGCACAGTCGACGGTCACGATCACCGATAAAACCGTCATACAACTGTTGTTCCGGATCGCTCACAGCGGCAAAACTTTCCTCTTCGTATACCTGCGGCAATTTGTCCTGCCATTCGGGCTGGCTATCGATCAGGCGCTGCGCGCGAGCCTGGTAGTCGGCCTTGTCCAACTGCAGCCGCTGGCAATCTTCCGGACGCAGCACACTCAAGGGCGCGACTACCGGACAACGGTTTATATGGATGAGTTTGAGCGGCACCGGCAGTTCGCCCTCGGCCAGTTGCTCGCGCCGGGTATAAAGACGGCGACGCAACGTTTCGCCCTCTTCGTCGAGGAGCGGCGTGGTATCGAGGTGCAGGTCGCAGACGATCAGTGCATTGCGGTTACGCGGGTGCCAGGCCAGCGGCAGCACGATTCCCAGGTAGTGGCGTGCGCCGGCAAAGCGCCCGGATACATGCACCATCGGCTGCAACAGGCGCACTTGATCGAGCACCCGCTGCTTGCCGCGCAGCCCATAGAGATAATCGTAGAGTTTCGGCTGACGCTCGCGCACCAGCCGCGCGAGAGCGATGGTCGCACGCACGTCGGATAGCGCATCGTGCGCCTGGCCATGCTCGATGCCATTGGCGGCGGTCAGTTGCTCCAGCTTCAGGCTGACGCCCTTTTCACCCTGGGGCCATTCGATGCCTTCCGGGCGCAAGGCATAGGCGGTGCGCACCATGTCGATGAGATCCCAACGGCTGTTGCCACCCTGCCACTCCCGCGCATAGGGATCGAAGAAGTTGCGGTACAGGCTGTAGCGCGTTACCTCGTCATCGAAACGCAGGCTGTTGTAGCCCACGCCACAAGTGCCGGGACGCGCCAGTTCGGCATGCATGCGAGTCATGAACTCGGCTTCGCCGAGCCCTTCACTGGCCAGTCGCTCCGGGCCGATGCCGGTAATCATGCAGGCGGCCGGGTGCGGCAGAATATCGTCGCTGGGCTGGCAATAGAGGTTGAGGGGCGCCTCTATTTCATTGAGCTGTTCATCGGTGCGGATACCCGCGACCTGCAGCGGACGATCGCGGCGCGGGTCGATACCGGTGGTTTCGTAGTCATACCAGAACAGACTGGAAGGCACGGGGGGCTCCTTTGGCGAATGGACGCCGCAGTCTAGGTTCGTTACCGCCTCACCACAAACCGCAACGCATCCTCGAAAGCTTGATCGGCCGCACACCCTTAGCGAAACCACGCGACGTTTGCGCTTGTGGCCCCTCACTTCCACCATTAATATTACGAAACAATCTTACTCACACTCGCCAAGGATGAATCATGAGTGACGCGCTCTCCACGAACCCCTACGCCGTTCCCACCAGCCAACTGCAGGAAACGTCCAATAGCGACCAGGCGCCGAGCATCGAGCAGGCCCTGAGCCGTGGCTACGATTTCAGCATCGGCGCGCTGATCAGCGAAGCCTGGCAACTGACCAAGGGCACCAAAGGCATCATCATCGGTGGCTTCCTGATCTTCTACGTGGCGATATTCATCGCCTCGTTCGTGATCGGTGCGGTGCTGGGCATCTTCACCGCGTTCAGCGAAAACCTGGCACTGATCATCATCGGTCAGATCGTCACGACCATTCTCGCCTCCGCCGTGAGCTACCCCTTCATCGCCGGCCTGAGCATGATCGGCATCCGTCGCGCGGCAGGCCAGCCGTTCAGCTTCAACGAGATTTTCAACCACTTCGGTCGTACCGTGCCGCTGCTGATCGTTGCGGTCGTGATGATGCTGCTTATCTACCTCGGCATGCTCCTGCTGCTGATTCCGGGCATCTACCTGTCGGTCGCCTACATGCTGGCCATTCCGCTGGTCGTCGAGCGCGGCCTGTCGCCCTGGCAAGCCATGGAAGCTTCGCGCAAGGCCATCACTCAGCACTGGTTCAAGGTCTTCGGCCTGTTCCTGCTGCTGGGCCTGATCGTTGCCATCAGCGCAATCCCCGTGTTCATCGGTCTGATCTGGACCGTGCCACTGTTCGTCGTGGCCATGGGCGTGCTGTATCGCACCATCTTCGGCGTACTGCCGGTCGCACGCTAAGCACCTTCTCACCTGGCCGCGTTTCTCGCGGCCAGGTTGCTTCCTGCCTCGCTGCTGGCTAGCATCGGGCTTTGCTCATATGACGTGACGATGCCGCCCTCCTCCATTTCCCCTCTCACTCGACAACGGCACCCGGTGCTGGACACGCGCTATCAGGTGGAAACCCCGGAAGGCATCGACCTGGCATTGCGCCCGGCAGGCCTGGTACCACGGGCGCTGGCCTTTACCATCGACCTGCTGATCCGCGGCGTCATTCTCGCGGTCGTCTACCTGACGCTAGGCATGTTCGGCCAACTCGGCATGGGCATCGCGACCATCGCGCTGTTCCTGGTGACCTGGTGGTACATGGTGCTGTTCGAAGTGCTCAACCAGGGCCGCTCGCCAGGCAAGCAGTTACTCGGCCTGCGCGTGGTGCATGACGATGGCACACCCATCGGCTGGCCGGCCTCGCTGACCCGCAACCTGCTGCGCTTCGTCGACCTGCTGCCATTCGCCTATACGCTTGGCATCATCAGTTGCCTGAGCAATCGCGCCTTCAAGCGTCTCGGTGACATCGCCGCCGGTACGCTGGTCGTCTACCGCGATCAGCCCATCGAGCGCCCCAATCTGCCCGAGGCCGAAGCGTTGCGTGCACCCTTCCCCCTCGATTTCGCCGAGCAGCGCGCCATGCTCGCCTTCGCCGAACGCGGTGAAGGCCTGTCGACTGCCCGACGCGCCGAGCTGGCTGCCATTCTCGCCGAGCCCCTGCAGGTGGATGCCGAGCAGGCGGAAGGCAGGATCAACGGTATCGCCCGCAGCCTGTTGGGGCCGACATGAAGCAGAGTCTTTTCGAATCTCGGCACCAGCCACAGTGGCAGGCATTCAGCGAGCAACTGGCGCGACTGGAGAAAGGCAAAGCAGATGCGGAGAAAAGCCGTACCTTCGCCGCCGACTACCGGCGTCTGTGCCAGCATCTGGCCCTGGCCAGGGAACGCGGTTACAGCAACCACCTGATCGACGAGCTACAGCAACTGGCGCTACGCGGCCATCAGCAGTTCTACCGTCATCGCAGCGCCATAGGGCCGCAACTGATCGGCTTCGTGCTGGCCGGTTTCCCACGTCTGGTGCGTGAAGAGTGGCGTCTGGTGACGATCGCCAGCCTGCTGTTCTTCGGCAGCCTGGCCGTCATGGGCACCCTCGTCTACCTGTTTCCCGACCTCGTCTACAGCGTCATGGACCCCAGCCGCGTCAGCGAGATGGAAAGCATGTACGACCCCGATACCTCGCGCCTCGGACGCTTCGGTGAGCGCGACTCCGGTGATGACTGGATGATGTTCGGCTACTACATCATGAACAACATCGGCATCGCCTTTCAGACCTTCGCCAGCGGCCTGCTGTTCGGGGTCGGCAGCCTGTTCTTCCTGCTGTTCAACGGCCTGATGATCGGTGCCGTGGCCGGTTACCTGACGCAACTGGGCTACAGCGAAACCTTCTGGTCGTTCGTGATCGGCCACGGTGCCTTCGAATTGACCGCCATCGCCCTGGCCGGCGCCGCGGGCCTCAAGCTCGGCTGGGCATTGCTCGCCCCCGGGCGCCTGCCCCGCGGCGAAGCCCTGCGCCTGGCCGCAACGCGCGCGGTACGGCTGCTTGGCGGCGCGGCGCTGTTCCTGCTGATCGCCGCGTTCATCGAGGCCTACTGGTCCTCCATGACCTTCACCACGCCCCATATCAAATACTGGGTGGGCGCCGGACTCTGGGCATCGGTCCTGGCTTACCTGTGCCTGGCCGGCAGGGGGCAGCATGCGCCTGACTGACGCCAGCGTGGCGATCCGCCCGCGCACGCCCTGGGAAGCCATCGATCTCGGCGTCCTCATGGCCGGTCGTCATCGCAGCCTGCTGATGGCCAGCTGGGCAGCCGTCACCGTGCCGATTTTCGCCCTGCTCTGTGCCCTGCTGTGGCAGTACCCCACCTGGGCCATATTGGTTTTCTGGTGGCTGAAGCCGGCCTACGAACGGCTACCGCTGTACATTCTCTCCCGCGCGCTGTTTGGCGATACGCCGACCTTCAAGCAGGCGCTCAAGGCATTTCCCGGCCTGCTCAAACCGCAGCTGCTGGCCAGCCTGACCTGGCGACGCCTCAGCCCGTCGCGCAGCTTCGACCTGCCGGTGCTGCAGCTCGAAGGCCTGAAGGGCAAGGAGCGCACCCAACGCCTGAACGTACTGGCGCAACGCGATGCCGGCGCAGCGACCTGGCTGACCGTGGTTGGCATACACCTCGAGACGGCCCTGTGGGTCGGGCTGGGCAGCCTGGTGTATTTGCTGATCCCCACCCAGGTATCCACCGAGTGGGACTGGCAGAGCCTGATCAATGGCGATACCAGCGACTGGTTCTGGCTGGAGCACCTCTCCAACCTGGCCTACGTGCTGTTGCTGATTCTCTGGGAACCGATTTACGTCGCCTGCGGCTTCAGCCTGTACCTGAACCGTCGCACCGCCCTGGAAGGCTGGGACATCGAACTGACCTTCCGCCGCCTGCGCCAGCGCCTCACCGGTGTCGCCTACGCACTATTGCTGGGCTGCGGCATGCTGTTGCTGAACGTGCCGACGCCAGCCCTGGCAGATACCTCGCACAGCTGCCCGCTGCCCAGCGAAGACCCGGACGGCCCACAGGCTCCGCGCATGCTCGCGCAGCCGCTGAGCACCGAGGCCTCGCGCGAATCGGTGCTGGCGATTCTCGACGAAACACCCTTCGAGAACCGCGAAGCGGTGACTCGCTGGCGCTTCGGCGACGAAGCCAAGCAGGAGGAACCCTCTGAAGACAGCCGCAAAGCGCTGGAAAGCCTGTTCGAGATGCTCGAAAGCTGGACGGCCTTGAAAGGCATTGCGCTGTTCTTCGAAGCCGTGCTGTGGGCGCTGCTGATCGGCATCGTCGCGCTGGTGCTCTGGCGCTACCGCGAGTGGCTGAGCACCTTCGCTGGCGGTACTCGGCTGCGCATGCCGCAAAGAAGCCAGTCACCTGACCAGCTGTTCGGCCTGGAAGTACTGCCACAGAGCCTGCCGGACGATGTCGCCAGCACTGCCGAACGTCTCTGGCAGGACGACCCGCGGGCAGCCCTGGGCCTGCTCTACCGCGCCCTGCTCAGCCGCCTGATCCACGACCACAAGTTGCCGCTCAAGGGTTCTCACACCGAAGCCGAGGTGCTGCCCCTGGTCGACGGCCTCGACGATCCGGAGCTCAGCAACTTCAGCCAGACCCTGACCCGTCACTGGCAGAACCTCGCCTACGGTCACCGCCTGCCGCCGACCGAGGCGCGCCCGGCGCTGTGCAATGACTGGCGACGCCTGATCGAACACGGTGGTCGGTCATGAACCGCACCGCGCGTTTCGTCATCGGCGCCCTGCTGGTACTGGGCCTTGGCCTGCTCGGCGCCTATCTGTTGAGGCATGCCGAGCCCTACGAAGACGTAGTGAGCCACGGGCCGTCACCGGAAGCACGCGCCAACCCCTATCTGGCCGCCGAGCAGTTTCTGCGCAAACAGGGCCTCGACGTGACGCGCGCCGACAACCTCGCCGGCCTGGCCGAATTGCCCAGCCGCGGCCATACCCTGCTGCTGCTCGGTAACCGCAGCAACCTGACGCCACGGCAGAACGAGCGCCTGCTGCAGTGGGCAGCCCAGGGGGGCCACCTGCTGTTCATCGCCGAACGCATGTGGGACGAAGAGAAAGGCAAGAGCGGCGACCTGCTGCTCGACGCCTTGAGCGTGCAGCAATACCCGGTCGAGAAACTCGACGAAGACGAGGAACAAGCGGACAGCGCTGCCGAAGAGGAAACCGCGGCCTCGGCCAACGATGAAAGCCAGCAAGAGCCGACGGATGCTTATCCGGAGCTGACCAAGCTGTATCTGGAGAACGAGCAGGCACCCGCCTATGTCGATTTCGATACCGACTTCCATCTCTACGACGCCAACAACCTTGCCCATGTCTGGGCCAACAGCGGCGAAGCCACTCACCTGCTGCAGATCTATCACGGCGAAGGGCTGATCAGCATCGTCACCGACGCCTGGATCTGGCAGAACGCCAACCTGGCCGATTACGACAACGCCTGGCTGCTCTGGTACCTCAGCCAGGACAGTGCGGTGACCCTGGTCTACAACGCCGACCGCGACAACCTGCTGACCCTCTTGCAACGCCATTTCACTCCGGCTCTGCTGGCCCTCGGCCTGTTGCTGCTCCTGGGGCTGTGGCACGTCGGCCAGCGTCGTGGCCCGCTGCTGCAGCCGCAACCGGCGAGCCGCAGGCAACTGCAGGAACACCTGCGCGGCGCAGCCGACTTCCTGCTTCGTCAAGGTGGCCAGCAGCGCCTGCTGAACAACCTGCAGCAGGACATCCTGCGCCGCGCCCGGCGCCGGCACCCCGGCTTCGAGCGGCTCGGCGTCGCCGATCAGTGGCAGATTCTCGGCCGCCTCAGCCGCCAGCCTTCCGCAGCCATCAGCCAGGCCATGCGCCCGCTGAGCAAGAAACGCCTTTCCGCCAGCGACTTCACCCGACAGGTCGCCCACCTGCAAACACTCAGGAATGCCCTATGAGCGAACATACGCCCGACCAGCCGAGCAGTCCGATCAGCGAGCCTGCCAGCACCACAGCCGCACCAGCCGCCAGCAATATCGCCCAGCAGCGTCAGCGTGCCAGCCAGTTGGCCCAGGCCTTGCGCCAGGAATTGCAGAAAGCGGTGATCGGCCAGACGGCGGTCATCGATGATGTGCTCACCGCGCTGATCGCTGGCGGTCACGTACTGCTCGAAGGGGTGCCGGGGCTCGGCAAGACCCTGCTGGTGCGGGCTCTGGCCCGCTGCTTCGGCGGTGAATTCGCACGCATCCAGTTCACCCCGGACCTGATGCCCAGCGACATCACCGGCCATGCCGTGTACGACCTGCAGAGCGAACAGTTCAAGCTGCGCAAGGGGCCGATCTTCACCAACCTGCTGCTCACCGACGAGATCAACCGTGCTCCGGCCAAGACCCAGGCCGCCCTGCTGGAGGTCATGCAGGAGCGTCAGGT encodes:
- the mvaT gene encoding histone-like nucleoid-structuring protein MvaT, with amino-acid sequence MSLITEYRTLEENIKELQERLKNLSQDDKLKKELEFEGKLRTLMGEYQKSLRDIIALLDPDAKAGKAQRNAKAAPTGSKRARKVKQYKNPNTGEVIETKGGNHKTLKEWKAKWGADVVEGWATLLG
- the sbcB gene encoding exodeoxyribonuclease I — translated: MPSSLFWYDYETTGIDPRRDRPLQVAGIRTDEQLNEIEAPLNLYCQPSDDILPHPAACMITGIGPERLASEGLGEAEFMTRMHAELARPGTCGVGYNSLRFDDEVTRYSLYRNFFDPYAREWQGGNSRWDLIDMVRTAYALRPEGIEWPQGEKGVSLKLEQLTAANGIEHGQAHDALSDVRATIALARLVRERQPKLYDYLYGLRGKQRVLDQVRLLQPMVHVSGRFAGARHYLGIVLPLAWHPRNRNALIVCDLHLDTTPLLDEEGETLRRRLYTRREQLAEGELPVPLKLIHINRCPVVAPLSVLRPEDCQRLQLDKADYQARAQRLIDSQPEWQDKLPQVYEEESFAAVSDPEQQLYDGFIGDRDRRLCEQVRTCDPQQLGEQGWPFDDHRLPELLFRYRARNFPATLNGEEQKRWEDFCRQRLTHAEWGAPNTLASFETDLAQYLTGATDAQRVILEAWGAHARHLRQRYAL
- a CDS encoding RDD family protein → MPPSSISPLTRQRHPVLDTRYQVETPEGIDLALRPAGLVPRALAFTIDLLIRGVILAVVYLTLGMFGQLGMGIATIALFLVTWWYMVLFEVLNQGRSPGKQLLGLRVVHDDGTPIGWPASLTRNLLRFVDLLPFAYTLGIISCLSNRAFKRLGDIAAGTLVVYRDQPIERPNLPEAEALRAPFPLDFAEQRAMLAFAERGEGLSTARRAELAAILAEPLQVDAEQAEGRINGIARSLLGPT
- a CDS encoding stage II sporulation protein M, producing the protein MKQSLFESRHQPQWQAFSEQLARLEKGKADAEKSRTFAADYRRLCQHLALARERGYSNHLIDELQQLALRGHQQFYRHRSAIGPQLIGFVLAGFPRLVREEWRLVTIASLLFFGSLAVMGTLVYLFPDLVYSVMDPSRVSEMESMYDPDTSRLGRFGERDSGDDWMMFGYYIMNNIGIAFQTFASGLLFGVGSLFFLLFNGLMIGAVAGYLTQLGYSETFWSFVIGHGAFELTAIALAGAAGLKLGWALLAPGRLPRGEALRLAATRAVRLLGGAALFLLIAAFIEAYWSSMTFTTPHIKYWVGAGLWASVLAYLCLAGRGQHAPD
- a CDS encoding DUF4129 domain-containing protein; its protein translation is MRLTDASVAIRPRTPWEAIDLGVLMAGRHRSLLMASWAAVTVPIFALLCALLWQYPTWAILVFWWLKPAYERLPLYILSRALFGDTPTFKQALKAFPGLLKPQLLASLTWRRLSPSRSFDLPVLQLEGLKGKERTQRLNVLAQRDAGAATWLTVVGIHLETALWVGLGSLVYLLIPTQVSTEWDWQSLINGDTSDWFWLEHLSNLAYVLLLILWEPIYVACGFSLYLNRRTALEGWDIELTFRRLRQRLTGVAYALLLGCGMLLLNVPTPALADTSHSCPLPSEDPDGPQAPRMLAQPLSTEASRESVLAILDETPFENREAVTRWRFGDEAKQEEPSEDSRKALESLFEMLESWTALKGIALFFEAVLWALLIGIVALVLWRYREWLSTFAGGTRLRMPQRSQSPDQLFGLEVLPQSLPDDVASTAERLWQDDPRAALGLLYRALLSRLIHDHKLPLKGSHTEAEVLPLVDGLDDPELSNFSQTLTRHWQNLAYGHRLPPTEARPALCNDWRRLIEHGGRS
- a CDS encoding DUF4350 domain-containing protein, yielding MNRTARFVIGALLVLGLGLLGAYLLRHAEPYEDVVSHGPSPEARANPYLAAEQFLRKQGLDVTRADNLAGLAELPSRGHTLLLLGNRSNLTPRQNERLLQWAAQGGHLLFIAERMWDEEKGKSGDLLLDALSVQQYPVEKLDEDEEQADSAAEEETAASANDESQQEPTDAYPELTKLYLENEQAPAYVDFDTDFHLYDANNLAHVWANSGEATHLLQIYHGEGLISIVTDAWIWQNANLADYDNAWLLWYLSQDSAVTLVYNADRDNLLTLLQRHFTPALLALGLLLLLGLWHVGQRRGPLLQPQPASRRQLQEHLRGAADFLLRQGGQQRLLNNLQQDILRRARRRHPGFERLGVADQWQILGRLSRQPSAAISQAMRPLSKKRLSASDFTRQVAHLQTLRNAL